One genomic window of Solanum dulcamara chromosome 10, daSolDulc1.2, whole genome shotgun sequence includes the following:
- the LOC129870977 gene encoding ABC transporter G family member 9-like, producing MEKLKMENILSQQQNQHTDHSKIEVIFNNINRPVTLKFENVVYKIKLMKERCFKNSPESNEEKIILKGVSGIVFPSEMLAILGPSGSGKTTLLTGLGGRLVNGHLKGAITYNDKPFSNVMNRNTGFVTQDDVLYPHLTVFETLVFTALLRLPKTFTVEEKNDHAEAIITQLGLTKCKDIIIGGPFLRGISGGERKRVSIGQEMLINPSLLFLDEPTSGLDSTTALRIVSTLRDLAKGGRTVVLTIHQPSSRLFYLFKKVLLISEGNPLYFGRGEDAMGYFSGIGFSPLVAMNPSDFLLDLSNGILSDDPRVLLDAPIEDPTSIKKTLVTAFKTNLVENLKEQLQESDIHQVVEKLHEKKSNQWSNTWWQQFSVLLRRGMKERKHESFSSLKVGEVLVVAFLCGLLWWKSNNIQDQVGLMFFYTDFWAFFPMFQAIFTFPQERMMLEKERSSGMYRLSAYFMARTVGDLPMELVLPTIFTVITYWMTGLKPSAWNFFSTLFSLLYNVLVSQGLGLALGAMIMDQESATVLGSVIILSFTLAGGYFVQHVPWFISWIKYLSISQYTYKLLLGSQYSPGETYSCGINATCLIEDFPTIKTIGLGGKGISMVALAVMFFGYRFLAYVALMRIGVTKK from the exons ATGGAAAAATTAAAGATGGAGAATATACTGTCCCAACAACAGAATCAACACACTGATCATTCTAAAATTGAAGTTATTTTTAACAACATTAATCGTCCCGTCACACTTAAG TTTGAGAATGTTGTTTACAAGATTAAGCTCATGAAAGAAAGGTGTTTCAAGAATTCCCCTGAATCaaatgaagagaaaataatCTTGAAGGGTGTCTCGGGGATCGTGTTTCCGAGTGAAATGCTGGCGATATTAGGCCCTTCAGGAAGTGGAAAAACAACTCTGCTAACAGGACTTGGAGGCAGGCTTGTCAATGGACATCTCAAAGGCGCTATAACATACAATGACAAGCCATTTTCCAATGTCATGAATCGTAACACCGGCTTTGTTACTCAAGATGATGTTCTTTATCCTCACCTTACAGTGTTTGAAACTCTCGTGTTCACTGCTCTCCTTCGTTTGCCTAAAACTTTTACGGTTGAGGAAAAAAACGATCATGCTGAAGCGATTATAACTCAACTTGGTTTAACAAAATGCAAGGATATTATCATTGGAGGTCCGTTTTTGAGAGGTATATCCGGTGGGGAGAGGAAAAGGGTAAGTATTGGACAAGAAATGCTTATTAATCCGAGTTTGTTGTTCTTGGATGAACCAACATCAGGGCTTGATTCTACTACAGCTTTAAGGATTGTGTCGACTTTAAGGGATTTAGCAAAAGGTGGCAGGACGGTTGTGCTGACGATACATCAACCTTCGAGTAGGCTGTTTTACCTGTTCAAAAAAGTGTTGCTGATATCTGAAGGAAATCCCCTGTATTTTGGCAGGGGAGAAGATGCGATGGGATATTTTTCAGGCATCGGATTTTCCCCACTAGTTGCTATGAACCCCTCAGACTTCTTGTTGGATCTTTCAAATG GTATACTATCAGACGATCCTCGCGTACTATTAGATGCTCCTATAGAAGATCCAACATCAATCAAGAAAACTTTGGTAACTGCTTTCAAAACGAATCTAGTGGAGAACTTGAAGGAGCAATTGCAAGAATCTGACATTCATCAGGTTGTGGAGAAATTACATGAGAAGAAATCTAATCAATGGTCGAATACATGGTGGCAGCAATTCTCAGTGTTATTGAGAAGAGGGATGAAAGAACGAAAACACGAGTCTTTCTCTAGTCTCAAGGTTGGAGAAGTCTTGGTTGTGGCTTTCTTGTGTGGATTGTTATGGTGGAAATCTAACAACATTCAAGATCAG GTTGGGCTAATGTTCTTCTACACTGATTTCTGGGCATTTTTTCCAATGTTCCAAGCTATTTTTACCTTCCCACAAGAGAGGATGATGTTGGAGAAAGAAAGATCATCAGGCATGTACAGACTCTCCGCGTACTTTATGGCTAGGACTGTAGGTGACCTTCCAATGGAGCTAGTCCTTCCAACTATTTTCACCGTTATAACATACTGGATGACTGGCCTAAAACCATCCGCTTGGAACTTTTTCTCTACCTTATTTAGCCTCCTATACAATGTATTAGTCTCCCAAGGCCTCGGACTAGCTCTAGGTGCAATGATCATGGACCAAGAATCAGCCACTGTACTCGGTTCAGTCATCATTCTATCGTTCACCTTAGCTGGAGGGTACTTTGTTCAGCATGTCCCGTGGTTCATTTCCTGGATAAAGTACTTATCAATTAGCCAGTACACGTACAAGCTCTTGTTGGGGTCCCAGTATAGTCCAGGGGAAACGTATTCATGTGGCATAAACGCGACGTGCCTGATTGAAGATTTTCCTACAATAAAGACTATAGGGCTTGGAGGTAAAGGAATCTCAATGGTTGCATTGGCTGTTATGTTTTTTGGTTATAGGTTCTTGGCTTATGTTGCTCTTATGAGAATTGGTGTGACAAAGAAATAG